The following coding sequences lie in one Nakaseomyces glabratus chromosome K, complete sequence genomic window:
- a CDS encoding acetyltransferase (CAGL0K11066g~Ortholog(s) have cytosol, nucleus localization), with the protein MNTQDFINQLNTGEPVFAGTETYKFMHGVSQDALKITMEMNNKYHTPEELLELFSQLIGKQVDPTFCLFPPFYTDCGKNITVGKRVFINSGCRFQDQGGVTIGDDCLIGHNAVLATLNHGMSPADRKNLYPAPIRIGNNVWLGANVTVLPGVTIGDNAVVAAGAVVTKDVPENMIVAGVPAKILKSIHDN; encoded by the coding sequence ATGAACACTCAGGACTTTATTAACCAACTTAACACTGGAGAACCAGTCTTCGCAGGCACTGAAACTTACAAGTTCATGCATGGTGTGAGCCAGGATGCTTTGAAGATTACCATGGAGATGAATAACAAGTACCACACCCCGGAAGAACTACTTGAGTTGTTTTCGCAATTGATAGGTAAACAAGTGGATCCTACTTTTTGTCTTTTCCCTCCATTCTATACTGACTGTGGTAAAAACATTACTGTTGGAAAGAGGGTTTTCATCAACTCTGGCTGTAGATTCCAGGACCAAGGTGGTGTAACCATTGGTGATGATTGCTTAATTGGTCACAATGCTGTGCTGGCAACTTTAAATCATGGAATGAGTCCCGCTGACCGTAAGAACCTTTATCCAGCTCCAATTAGAATAGGTAATAATGTGTGGCTCGGTGCCAACGTAACTGTGCTGCCCGGTGTCACAATTGGTGATAATGCAGTTGTTGCAGCAGGCGCTGTGGTTACTAAAGATGTACCTGAAAACATGATTGTTGCTGGTGTACCTGCAAAAATACTAAAATCGATTCATGACAATTAA
- the SEC26 gene encoding coatomer subunit beta (CAGL0K11088g~Ortholog(s) have role in ER to Golgi vesicle-mediated transport and COPI vesicle coat, cytosol, plasma membrane localization) — MTAEIDPPAYTLVFNPATNSTPNTVAEFQKALEKGSDETKIEAMKEILVTMLEGNPLPEMLMHIIRFVMPSKNKKLKKLLYFYWEIVPKLDQDGKLRHEMILVCNAIQHDLQHPNEFIRGNTLRFLTKLREPELLEQMVPSTLACLEYRHAYVRKYAILAVLSIYKVSEHLLPDAKEIINTFLLAETDPICKRNAFLGLSELDRDNALQYLQDNIDDIESLDPLLQAAFVQFIRKDAIQTPALKSQYCDLLLELLASATADEVVFETALALTILSGNQTVLIKAVSKMIDLAVKVSDNNVKIIVLDRIQDINERNPGCLEELTLDILRVLNAEDIDVRSKALTIAMDLVTSRNIEDVVQLLKKELQTTVINNEKEKSSDYRSLLIKTIRGIAVRFEEIAANIVSLLLDFITDLNSVAANGVIAFVKDVVELYPQLRSNILENLIAKLESVNSAKAYRGALWILGEYSTTESEIQDSWKHIRQSIGEIPILQTELKNQRKSQDEDDEATEESATKQAGPVILPDGTYATENAFGSSNNDNKKKLVENENRPPLRRFVLGGDFYTASILASTIVKLVLRFEKVSERAAVLNALKAEGLLMLVSIIRVGESSIVEKNIDEDSQERITTAIAILMDESNPDESSAERELLNIAFLDATKASFKGQFVAQKKTKLFKSSPVRKHKEAIDQSVSFRLLQENDNTAVSGDAIDEDLQLAIRGDAARDTSSIAISKLKKIVPLTGFSDPVYAEACITTNQFDVVLDVLLVNQTKETLKNFHVQFATLGDLKIVENPPATNVVPHGFHRVSVTVKVSSADTGVIFGNIIYDGGHGQDARYVILNDVHVDLMDYIKPAKTDDESFRTMWNAFEWENKISVKSKLPSLHAYLDELIKGTNMGVLTPVESLGEKDCRFLCCNLYARSSFGEDALANLCIELDPNTEQVVGYVRIRSKGQGLALSLGDRVALIAKQNNKVIVGHV; from the coding sequence ATGACTGCTGAAATTGATCCACCAGCTTACACGCTGGTATTTAATCCTGCTACAAACAGCACGCCCAACACAGTCGCTGAGTTTCAAAAGGCCTTGGAGAAAGGTTCCGATGAAACCAAGATTGAGGCCATGAAGGAGATCTTGGTGACAATGTTGGAAGGCAATCCATTACCTGAGATGCTAATGCATATTATCAGATTTGTTATGCCATCCAAAaacaagaagttgaagaagctaTTGTATTTCTACTGGGAAATTGTTCCAAAATTGGATCAAGATGGAAAACTAAGACATGAGATGATTTTGGTTTGTAATGCTATACAGCATGATCTACAGCATCCAAATGAGTTCATTAGAGGTAATACCTTGAGATTTTTAACCAAGTTGAGAGAACCAGAATTATTGGAACAAATGGTGCCTTCCACATTAGCTTGCCTTGAATACCGTCATGCCTACGTTAGAAAGTACGCTATTCTAGCAGTCTTGTCTATTTACAAGGTCAGTGAGCACTTACTTCCGGATGCAAAGGAAATCATCAACACCTTCTTGTTGGCAGAAACTGACCCTATTTGTAAGAGAAATGCCTTCTTGGGTTTGTCAGAATTGGATAGAGATAACGCTCTCCAATACCTGCAGGATAACATCGATGATATTGAATCCCTTGATCCATTGTTGCAGGCAGCATTTGTTCAGTTTATCAGAAAGGATGCCATTCAAACTCCAGCATTGAAATCTCAATATTGTGATCTTTTGTTAGAGTTACTGGCATCTGCGACTGCTGATGAAGTTGTCTTTGAAACTGCATTGGCTTTAACTATATTATCCGGTAATCAAACGGTTCTGATTAAGGCTGTTAGTAAAATGATTGATTTGGCTGTTAAGGTATCCGATAACAATGTCAAAATTATCGTCTTAGACCGTATACAAGATATTAACGAAAGAAATCCAGGCTGTCTTGAAGAACTAACTCTAGACATTTTGCGTGTATTGAATGCTGAGGATATTGATGTCCGCTCTAAGGCCTTGACTATTGCTATGGATCTAGTTACCTCAAGAAACATCGAAGATGTTGTTcaattattgaagaaagagttGCAAACTACAGTCATTAACAATGAGAAGGAGAAATCATCTGACTACAGAAGTTTATTGATTAAGACAATTAGAGGTATTGCTGTcagatttgaagaaattgctgCTAACATTGTCTCCTTGCTTCTAGATTTTATTACCGACTTGAACTCTGTTGCGGCCAATGGTGTTATAGCTTTTGTTAAGGATGTAGTGGAGCTTTACCCACAGCTAAGAAGTAACATCTTGGAAAACTTGATTGCAAAGCTTGAGTCAGTCAATTCCGCAAAGGCATACAGAGGTGCTTTGTGGATACTTGGTGAATATTCTACCACTGAGTCGGAAATCCAAGATTCTTGGAAGCACATTCGTCAAAGTATTGGTGAAATTCCAATTCTACAGACTGAATTGAAGaatcaaagaaagagtcaagatgaagatgacgaagCAACAGAAGAGAGTGCTACTAAGCAAGCCGGACCTGTAATTTTGCCAGATGGTACCTATGCCACTGAAAATGCGTTTGGTTCTTCtaataatgataacaagaaaaaattggtggaaaatgaaaatcGTCCACCTTTGCGTCGTTTTGTTTTGGGAGGAGACTTCTACACTGCTTCAATTTTGGCCAGTACAATTGTTAAATTGGTTCTAAGATTCGAGAAGGTATCCGAGAGAGCAGCAGTTCTAAATGCATTGAAAGCTGAAGGTTTGTTAATGCTTGTGAGCATTATTAGAGTTGGTGAAAGCTCTATAGTGGAAAAGAACATTGATGAAGATTCTCAAGAAAGAATCACCACAGCAATTGCTATTTTGATGGATGAGTCAAATCCAGATGAGTCAAGTGCAGAAAGAGAATTACTAAATATTGCATTCTTGGATGCAACAAAGGCTTCTTTCAAAGGCCAATTTGTTGCCCAAAAGAAGACAAAGCTTTTCAAGTCCTCACCTGTCAGAAAGCACAAAGAAGCCATAGACCAATCTGTTTCTTTCAGGCTGTTACAAGAAAACGACAATACTGCTGTTTCTGGGGATGCCATCGATGAAGATTTGCAATTGGCTATTAGAGGTGACGCAGCTAGAGATACAAGCTCGATTGCTATTTCAAAGCTAAAGAAGATTGTTCCTTTAACTGGTTTCTCAGATCCTGTTTATGCTGAGGCATGTATCACAACTAATCAATTTGATGTAGTACTCGATGTGTTGTTAGTAAATCAAACTAAGGAAACGCTAAAGAATTTCCATGTCCAGTTTGCTACTTTGGGTGATTTAAAGATAGTTGAAAACCCACCAGCTACTAATGTTGTTCCTCATGGTTTCCACAGAGTTTCTGTTACTGTCAAGGTCTCTTCAGCTGATACAGGTGTTATCTTCGGTAACATCATATATGATGGTGGTCATGGTCAAGATGCCCGTTATGTTATCTTGAATGATGTTCATGTTGATCTAATGGATTACATTAAGCCAGCTAAAACAGATGACGAAAGTTTCCGTACGATGTGGAACGCATTTGAATGGGAGAATAAGATCTCAGTGAAATCTAAGCTTCCATCTTTACATGCATACCTTGACGAACTTATCAAGGGTACAAACATGGGGGTTTTGACTCCTGTAGAATCGCTGGGTGAAAAGGACTGTAGATTTTTGTGCTGTAATTTATACGCAAGATCTTCATTTGGTGAGGATGCCTTAGCCAACTTATGTATTGAACTTGATCCAAACACAGAGCAGGTTGTGGGTTACGTGCGTATTCGTTCCAAGGGTCAAGGTCTAGCCCTTTCCCTGGGTGATAGAGTTGCATTGATTGCAAAGCAAAACAATAAAGTTATCGTTGGTCATGTCTAA